One window of the Chryseobacterium camelliae genome contains the following:
- a CDS encoding efflux RND transporter periplasmic adaptor subunit yields MIKRVVAGIALSSLLLFSCNKKKEEKEEATVYPVTSPVVMDTVIDKEYVAQIQSVKNIEIRAQEKGFLEKIFVDEGQFVQQGQTLFRIMPKLYQAELLKAQAEVAQATIELKNASTLANNNIVSKNERAMAKAKLDAANAEAKLAQIHLSFTDIKAPYSGIINRIPLKLGSLIDEGDLLTSLSDNTNMYGYFNVSEPEYLSYQMHAADRGSNEVGLVMANGELLPEKGQIQTIEGEFDNETGNIAFRAKFPNPNKLLRNGETGKVRMTLPVKNALLIPQKATYEIQDQKYVFVVGNNGVIKSKNIKVAYELPDVYVVSSGLAKGDKILLEGVQKVKDDQKVQTKYQDPKKVLQSLKLKAE; encoded by the coding sequence ATGATCAAAAGAGTTGTCGCAGGCATTGCGCTAAGCAGTCTTTTATTGTTCAGCTGTAACAAGAAAAAAGAAGAAAAAGAAGAAGCTACCGTATATCCCGTAACCTCACCGGTGGTGATGGATACCGTGATTGACAAAGAGTATGTAGCTCAGATCCAATCTGTAAAAAACATTGAAATCCGCGCCCAGGAAAAGGGTTTTCTCGAGAAGATCTTCGTGGATGAAGGACAGTTCGTGCAGCAGGGACAGACCCTGTTCAGGATTATGCCGAAACTGTATCAGGCCGAACTCCTGAAAGCACAGGCAGAAGTGGCCCAGGCTACCATTGAACTGAAAAATGCAAGTACATTGGCTAACAACAACATCGTGTCTAAAAATGAACGGGCGATGGCGAAAGCCAAACTGGATGCAGCGAATGCGGAAGCTAAACTGGCCCAGATCCATCTCTCATTCACAGACATCAAAGCTCCGTACTCAGGAATTATCAACCGGATCCCCCTTAAACTGGGAAGCCTTATTGATGAAGGTGACTTACTCACATCACTTTCAGACAATACCAATATGTATGGGTATTTTAACGTTTCAGAACCTGAATACCTGAGCTATCAGATGCATGCTGCAGACCGTGGAAGTAATGAAGTCGGCCTTGTAATGGCCAATGGTGAATTGCTTCCTGAAAAGGGCCAGATCCAGACTATCGAAGGAGAATTCGATAATGAAACAGGTAATATTGCCTTCAGAGCAAAGTTTCCTAATCCGAATAAACTATTAAGGAATGGGGAAACAGGAAAAGTACGGATGACTTTACCGGTGAAAAATGCTTTACTGATCCCTCAGAAAGCAACCTATGAGATCCAGGATCAGAAATATGTTTTTGTAGTTGGCAACAATGGAGTGATCAAGTCTAAAAACATTAAGGTTGCTTATGAGCTTCCGGATGTATACGTGGTGAGTTCCGGGCTGGCAAAAGGAGACAAAATCCTGCTGGAAGGCGTTCAGAAAGTAAAAGATGACCAGAAAGTTCAGACTAAGTACCAGGATCCGAAAAAAGTGCTTCAGTCATTGAAATTAAAAGCAGAGTAG
- a CDS encoding NAD(P)/FAD-dependent oxidoreductase, which yields MEYVDYIIVGDGYAALFFAHQLIKNQKSFRIFSEGNKSASQVSAGMINPVVLKKFTTFWKAQEQIDFLKSSLSEIEAYTGKNYMIDAPIHRIFHDENEQQLWLRKAETEELSYFLDRDFRYLDVLNNPYGTGKVNRSARLDVKGFFNDLFTFFEERSYLIKEKFIYEQLDALDSSYKGINFKHIIFCEGMGVKNNPYFSEIPVSPNKGHHIKVKLSKPLPDDITVKKKHFLFPVDEDRYFYGGTYDREQLHHHIDETAVQQLKNGLSEFYPFDFEIDETHFGFRPTVKDRRPIIGRHEDHKNLYVFNGLGARGILNGCYFSASLYDLIEKGIPLPEEIDLLRFKK from the coding sequence ATGGAATATGTAGATTATATTATTGTGGGAGATGGGTATGCAGCCCTTTTTTTTGCTCATCAGCTTATTAAAAATCAGAAATCATTCAGAATATTTTCAGAAGGAAATAAGAGTGCTTCCCAGGTTTCTGCCGGGATGATCAATCCTGTTGTCCTGAAAAAGTTCACGACCTTCTGGAAAGCCCAGGAACAAATTGATTTCCTTAAAAGTTCCCTAAGTGAAATAGAAGCCTATACAGGCAAAAATTACATGATTGATGCGCCGATTCACAGGATTTTCCATGATGAAAATGAGCAGCAGCTATGGCTTAGGAAAGCTGAAACCGAAGAACTGTCTTATTTTTTAGATCGAGATTTTAGATATCTGGATGTTCTTAATAATCCGTATGGTACCGGAAAGGTAAACCGGTCAGCACGACTTGATGTAAAAGGATTTTTCAATGATTTATTTACTTTTTTTGAAGAGAGGTCTTATCTGATTAAGGAGAAGTTTATTTATGAGCAATTAGATGCTTTGGATTCTTCCTATAAAGGCATTAATTTCAAACACATCATTTTCTGTGAAGGGATGGGTGTTAAAAATAATCCATATTTTTCTGAGATTCCGGTCAGCCCCAATAAAGGACATCATATCAAAGTGAAATTATCCAAGCCTCTGCCCGATGATATAACAGTTAAAAAGAAACACTTCCTTTTTCCTGTTGATGAAGACCGCTATTTTTATGGCGGAACCTATGACCGGGAACAGCTGCATCATCATATTGACGAAACTGCGGTCCAACAGCTTAAGAATGGTCTTTCTGAATTTTACCCGTTTGATTTTGAAATCGATGAAACTCATTTTGGGTTCAGGCCTACGGTAAAAGACAGACGGCCGATCATTGGAAGGCATGAAGATCATAAAAATTTATATGTATTCAACGGATTAGGCGCACGTGGAATTTTAAATGGCTGTTACTTCTCGGCTTCTTTATATGATCTGATTGAAAAAGGAATCCCTTTACCTGAAGAAATAGATTTGTTGAGATTTAAAAAATAA
- a CDS encoding RNA polymerase sigma factor, which produces MASKEKEFAQLIKDNQGLIIKVSRLYTNSLEDEEDLFQEIVLQLWRSYDSFKGNSKISTWMYRVALNTAITLFRKKTKSLPTNELDINHRDFVEDDDDKQQQISLLYTVIKTLPNVERAIVMMYLDDLPYKDIAENLGITEVNARVKMNRLKKTLKEKMEKYA; this is translated from the coding sequence TTGGCTTCAAAAGAGAAAGAGTTTGCACAGCTTATCAAGGATAATCAGGGTTTGATTATCAAGGTTTCGCGGCTCTATACCAATTCTCTTGAAGATGAGGAAGATCTTTTTCAGGAAATTGTCCTGCAGCTTTGGAGAAGCTATGATTCATTCAAAGGAAATTCTAAAATATCCACCTGGATGTACCGTGTAGCCCTGAATACTGCCATTACTCTTTTCAGGAAGAAAACCAAAAGCCTGCCTACCAACGAGCTTGACATCAATCACCGGGATTTCGTAGAAGATGACGATGATAAACAGCAACAGATCTCCCTATTGTATACCGTGATCAAAACCCTTCCTAATGTAGAGAGAGCTATTGTTATGATGTACCTGGATGACCTGCCTTACAAAGATATTGCAGAAAACCTGGGAATTACGGAAGTAAATGCACGTGTAAAGATGAACAGATTAAAGAAAACCCTTAAAGAAAAGATGGAAAAGTATGCCTGA
- the gldN gene encoding gliding motility protein GldN: MKKYISSLLVLVSGFAFSQTILNASSPEEFRQLRAENKQKIGDTLVDKTVKPLEYGFVDDKDIMKSMFVWEVIDMNDKINQPFYYDNPNGLLASSTRSLYQLLLEGALSGKIKEVYDDDDFVTRLSPEAIQKRLESVRISDAAIDILNSGRQLTDDEKKQYTDIYKTTTDKVKVLKIMGMWFIDKRDGQMKYRPLGIAAMGPDPAVQGRTGPNGEPLAGADELIDLFWIYYPNAREVLANNYVYNRKNSSADLSFDDIINARRFSSIIYKSSTGLGDGVIKDYIPRNADEQLEESDRIKAQILDMENSMWNY, translated from the coding sequence ATGAAAAAATATATAAGCAGTCTTTTAGTTTTGGTTTCAGGATTTGCTTTTTCCCAAACCATTCTGAATGCATCTTCTCCGGAAGAGTTCAGACAGTTGAGAGCTGAAAATAAACAAAAGATAGGTGATACACTTGTTGATAAAACAGTGAAGCCACTTGAATATGGTTTTGTAGATGATAAAGATATCATGAAATCCATGTTCGTTTGGGAGGTAATTGATATGAATGATAAGATCAACCAGCCTTTTTATTATGATAATCCAAACGGACTTCTTGCTTCGTCCACGAGATCTTTGTATCAGCTTTTATTAGAAGGTGCACTGAGCGGTAAGATTAAGGAAGTATATGATGATGATGATTTCGTTACAAGATTGAGTCCTGAAGCTATTCAGAAAAGATTGGAAAGTGTAAGGATTTCCGATGCTGCCATTGATATTCTGAATTCCGGAAGACAATTAACCGACGATGAAAAGAAGCAATATACCGATATTTATAAGACTACTACCGATAAAGTAAAGGTTCTTAAAATTATGGGTATGTGGTTTATCGATAAGAGAGACGGGCAGATGAAATACAGACCCCTTGGGATTGCTGCAATGGGACCTGACCCTGCTGTACAGGGAAGAACAGGACCTAACGGAGAGCCATTGGCAGGTGCAGATGAATTGATAGACCTATTCTGGATCTACTATCCAAACGCAAGAGAAGTGCTGGCTAATAACTATGTGTATAACAGAAAAAACTCATCTGCTGATCTATCTTTTGATGATATCATCAATGCAAGAAGGTTTTCTTCTATTATTTACAAATCATCTACTGGTTTAGGTGATGGTGTTATTAAAGATTACATCCCAAGAAATGCTGACGAACAGCTTGAAGAAAGCGACAGAATCAAGGCTCAGATCCTTGATATGGAAAACAGCATGTGGAATTATTAA
- a CDS encoding SemiSWEET transporter — MDENILGIIAGVFTSASMIPQLVKVLKEKNVEDLSWITLLVLITGVSLWVWYGILKDELPIILSNAFAVLVNISLLTCYLIYRK, encoded by the coding sequence ATGGATGAAAATATTTTAGGAATTATAGCAGGTGTTTTTACTTCAGCTTCAATGATCCCGCAGTTGGTCAAGGTATTAAAGGAAAAAAATGTTGAAGATCTGTCCTGGATTACGCTTCTGGTACTGATTACCGGTGTATCATTATGGGTATGGTACGGAATTCTCAAGGATGAACTTCCTATTATATTATCTAATGCTTTTGCCGTTCTTGTTAATATAAGCCTTTTGACCTGTTATTTAATATATAGGAAATAA
- a CDS encoding beta-carotene 15,15'-monooxygenase, whose product MPEFDLDSFKKTWQDQPVEKKYDSQEILQMLNRKSRNYVKYIFWISVAEFIFFTILGLFYIFQNDEADGFLNTLEKLGVKRTSGLEETFNTIYLAIKCLSLAVTAYFVYKFYINYRLIRIEENLKKLIIRIIQYKKTVNAFILTNIMLMISFMSIITAVIFYILNSQNIKLENPRLTGLLIGLFLSTALCVLIVWVYYRLVYGIIVKKLDKNLKQLKEIDSQDQA is encoded by the coding sequence ATGCCTGAATTTGACTTAGACAGCTTTAAGAAAACCTGGCAGGACCAGCCGGTTGAGAAAAAATACGACAGTCAGGAGATTCTTCAGATGCTGAACAGGAAATCACGTAATTATGTGAAGTATATTTTCTGGATCAGTGTGGCAGAATTTATATTCTTCACTATCCTGGGGTTATTTTATATTTTCCAAAATGATGAAGCAGACGGATTCCTTAATACACTAGAAAAGCTTGGCGTTAAGAGGACCTCCGGGCTCGAAGAAACATTCAACACCATTTATCTGGCGATAAAATGCCTTAGCCTGGCCGTTACCGCCTATTTTGTCTACAAATTCTACATCAATTACCGTCTCATCCGGATTGAAGAAAACCTGAAAAAACTGATCATCCGGATTATCCAGTATAAAAAGACCGTTAATGCTTTTATCTTGACGAATATCATGCTGATGATCTCGTTCATGTCCATCATTACTGCGGTCATCTTCTATATTTTAAATTCACAGAATATCAAACTGGAGAACCCAAGGCTTACAGGCCTTCTGATCGGTCTTTTCTTAAGTACGGCTTTATGTGTACTGATCGTATGGGTCTATTATAGGCTGGTATACGGCATCATCGTTAAAAAGCTTGATAAGAATTTAAAACAGCTGAAAGAGATTGATTCTCAGGATCAGGCTTAA
- a CDS encoding alpha-amylase, with protein MTETMNGVIIQFFHWYHPGNLWNEFSEKAEYLKELGITAAWLPPATKGDLGTEGRGYDVYDLYDLGEFDQKGTIATRYGSKQEYLKAIDKAHEMGIAVYADIVLNHRMGADEKEEITVHEVNSENRTRIISKPFTAEAFTRFTFPGRQGKYSDFIWDYKCFSGIDIITKNRQKLEGIFKIHNDFKDWNPSASHQLGNYDYLMGADVEYRNPDVIREMKEWIRWYIETTRIDGLRLDALKHISSDFLKEWISYIKTEVKDCFMMGEFWKDKVEKISEFSEHIGNIISCFDVPLHYHFFIASKEGKNYDLRKIFNGSLTEINPKASVTFVENHDTQRFQALESTVKNWFKPLAYALILMSENGYPCIFYPDLFGAEHPEIKDGKDIRVIIPKIAVLPKLLEARQKFAYGQQINYFDHPNCIAWVRKGDNHHSGCVVIISSNEEGYKEIDLGKESAGCELYDFLGYRPETVLLNESGKAVFRVNPRSVSIWTFK; from the coding sequence ATGACCGAAACTATGAATGGCGTTATTATTCAGTTTTTCCACTGGTACCATCCGGGAAATCTGTGGAATGAATTTTCAGAAAAAGCAGAATACCTTAAAGAACTGGGTATTACCGCCGCCTGGCTTCCCCCTGCTACCAAAGGAGATCTGGGTACAGAAGGAAGAGGCTATGATGTTTATGATCTGTATGACCTGGGAGAATTTGACCAGAAAGGTACGATTGCCACAAGGTACGGAAGCAAACAGGAATACCTTAAGGCTATTGATAAAGCCCATGAAATGGGAATTGCCGTTTATGCTGATATTGTACTGAACCACAGAATGGGCGCTGACGAAAAAGAAGAAATTACCGTTCATGAAGTCAATAGTGAAAACCGTACCCGGATCATCAGTAAGCCATTTACAGCAGAAGCTTTTACACGCTTTACATTTCCGGGCAGGCAGGGAAAGTATTCTGATTTCATCTGGGATTACAAATGTTTCAGCGGAATAGATATCATCACCAAAAACCGGCAAAAGCTTGAAGGAATCTTTAAAATCCATAATGATTTTAAAGACTGGAATCCTTCGGCCAGCCATCAGCTCGGCAATTATGATTATCTGATGGGTGCCGATGTGGAATACCGAAATCCGGATGTGATCCGGGAAATGAAGGAATGGATCCGATGGTACATAGAGACTACCCGTATCGATGGTTTGCGGCTGGATGCGCTGAAGCACATTTCTTCCGATTTTCTGAAAGAATGGATCAGCTATATCAAAACTGAAGTAAAAGACTGCTTTATGATGGGTGAGTTCTGGAAAGATAAGGTGGAAAAAATATCGGAATTTTCGGAGCATATAGGAAATATCATTTCATGCTTCGACGTGCCCCTTCACTATCATTTTTTCATCGCCTCCAAGGAAGGTAAAAACTATGACCTGAGAAAGATTTTTAACGGAAGCCTAACAGAAATTAACCCAAAAGCATCGGTTACGTTTGTAGAAAACCATGATACCCAGAGGTTCCAGGCTCTGGAATCCACAGTAAAAAACTGGTTTAAACCGTTAGCTTATGCGCTGATCCTGATGTCTGAAAACGGATATCCCTGTATTTTTTACCCGGATCTTTTCGGAGCCGAACATCCTGAGATTAAAGATGGTAAAGATATAAGGGTCATCATCCCTAAAATAGCCGTCCTTCCCAAGCTTCTGGAAGCAAGGCAGAAGTTTGCGTACGGGCAACAGATCAATTATTTTGATCATCCGAACTGCATCGCCTGGGTAAGGAAAGGGGATAATCACCATTCCGGTTGTGTTGTTATTATTTCCAGTAATGAAGAGGGTTATAAAGAAATAGACCTCGGAAAAGAATCAGCCGGTTGCGAGCTGTACGACTTTTTAGGATACAGGCCGGAAACTGTACTACTCAATGAAAGCGGCAAGGCCGTTTTTCGGGTTAATCCACGCTCCGTAAGCATATGGACTTTTAAATAA
- a CDS encoding efflux RND transporter permease subunit, producing MFKKFIRRPVLSIVISLIIVFMGVLSLLKLPVTQFPSISPPKVNITAEYPGANNELLIKSVVIPLERGLNGVPGMKYMTSDAGNDGEASIQVVFDLGTDPNVAAVNVQNRVSSVVNKLPPLVVREGVKITREEPNMLMYINLYSDDPKADQKFLFNYADINVMSELKRVSGVGFADILGTREYAMRIWLKPDRLTAYSISADEVMEALNEQSLEASPGKTGESSGKRSQSFEYILKYPGRFNNEKDYGNIILKAKSNGEFIRLKDVADIEFGSSMYDIYSTLNGKPSAAITVKQSYGSNASDVIKNVKSLMAELQKTTFPKGMHYDISYDVSKFLDASIEKVVHTLFEAFILVAIVVFLFLGDWRSTLIPAIAVPVSLIGTFAVMSAFGITLNMISLFALVMAIGVVVDDAIVVIEAVHAKMEEKHLSPLKATEEAMHEISGAIIAITLVMASVFIPIAFMSGPVGVFYRQFSITMASAIILSGVVALTLTPALCALILKNNHGKAKKRTPVTIFLDKFNNLFTRGAGKYEKMLTKTVKKKTFTLPLLLAFCACTFFLSNSLPSGFIPSEDQGMIYAIIQTPPGSTLERTNQIAKELLKESEGIDGVQSVSSLAGYEILTEGTGSNSGTCLINLKSWEDRKESAAEIIEKLEEKAKNIPGANIEFFQPPSIPGYGAAGGFELRLLDKAGSGDYQKMEKVSNEFVNELKKRPELGSAFTFYSASFPQYMLKIDNDLAEQKGVSIEKAMDNLSTLIGSNYETSFIRFDRPYKVIVQAGPQYRALPTDLLKLYVKNEKGEMVPYSDFMRLEKVYGLSEITRHNMYNSAEVSGTPAPGYSSGQAIAAIQEVADKTLPRGFGIDWAGISKDEVSRGNEAVFIFLVCLGFVYLILAAQYESFILPLPVILSLPTGIFGAFLCLKLLGLENNIYAQVAMVMLIGLLGKNAVLIVEFAVQKKAEEGIPVAQAAIEGAAIRFRPILMTSFAFIAGLIPLVLATGPGATGNRTIGTAAAGGMLIGTVFGLMIIPGLYYIFGTIAEKSKLARYEEENPLTEQTEPYQHDDKHEDL from the coding sequence ATGTTTAAGAAATTCATTCGCAGACCTGTTCTGTCTATCGTAATCTCTCTGATTATCGTATTTATGGGAGTTTTATCGTTGTTAAAACTTCCTGTAACACAATTCCCGTCCATCTCACCGCCGAAAGTAAACATTACGGCAGAATACCCGGGTGCCAATAACGAATTGCTGATTAAATCCGTCGTTATTCCTCTGGAAAGAGGGCTGAACGGAGTTCCCGGAATGAAATACATGACTTCCGATGCCGGAAATGACGGTGAAGCATCCATTCAGGTTGTTTTTGATTTGGGTACCGATCCTAACGTAGCTGCGGTTAACGTACAGAACCGTGTATCTTCGGTAGTCAATAAGCTTCCGCCTCTGGTAGTCCGTGAAGGGGTTAAAATTACCCGTGAGGAGCCAAACATGCTAATGTATATCAACTTATACAGTGATGATCCTAAGGCTGACCAGAAATTCCTGTTCAACTATGCAGATATCAATGTGATGTCTGAACTGAAAAGGGTAAGCGGGGTAGGTTTTGCCGATATCCTCGGAACAAGGGAATATGCCATGAGGATCTGGCTGAAGCCTGACCGTTTAACGGCTTACAGCATTTCAGCAGATGAAGTAATGGAAGCACTGAACGAGCAGAGTCTGGAAGCATCTCCCGGAAAAACAGGGGAAAGTTCAGGAAAACGTTCGCAGTCATTTGAATATATCCTTAAATATCCCGGACGTTTCAATAACGAAAAAGATTACGGGAATATCATCCTGAAAGCAAAATCCAACGGAGAATTCATCCGCCTGAAAGATGTTGCCGACATTGAATTCGGTTCATCCATGTATGATATCTATTCTACATTGAACGGAAAACCTTCTGCAGCGATTACCGTAAAGCAATCTTATGGTTCCAACGCGAGCGATGTTATCAAGAATGTAAAATCCCTGATGGCGGAACTGCAGAAGACCACGTTCCCTAAAGGAATGCACTATGATATCAGTTATGATGTATCCAAGTTTCTGGATGCTTCCATTGAAAAAGTAGTCCACACATTATTTGAGGCATTCATTCTGGTGGCGATCGTGGTATTCCTGTTCCTGGGAGACTGGCGTTCAACATTAATTCCGGCGATTGCAGTTCCGGTTTCGCTGATCGGTACTTTTGCCGTGATGTCCGCTTTCGGGATTACGCTGAATATGATATCATTGTTTGCACTGGTTATGGCGATCGGGGTTGTGGTAGATGATGCCATTGTTGTGATTGAGGCAGTTCACGCCAAGATGGAGGAAAAACATTTATCTCCTTTAAAGGCAACGGAAGAAGCGATGCACGAAATCAGCGGGGCGATTATCGCAATTACCCTGGTAATGGCATCCGTATTCATCCCGATTGCATTCATGTCCGGTCCGGTAGGGGTATTTTACCGTCAGTTTTCCATTACGATGGCTTCAGCGATTATCCTTTCAGGAGTTGTGGCATTAACGTTGACACCGGCTTTATGTGCTTTAATCCTGAAGAATAACCATGGAAAAGCTAAAAAGAGAACCCCGGTAACCATTTTCCTGGATAAATTCAACAATCTCTTTACCAGAGGAGCCGGAAAGTATGAGAAAATGCTTACCAAGACAGTTAAGAAGAAAACATTTACACTCCCGCTTTTGTTAGCGTTCTGCGCCTGTACCTTCTTCTTAAGCAACTCGCTGCCTTCCGGGTTTATCCCGTCAGAAGACCAGGGAATGATCTATGCCATCATCCAGACACCTCCGGGCTCCACACTGGAAAGAACCAATCAGATTGCCAAAGAACTGTTAAAGGAGTCTGAAGGGATCGATGGCGTACAGTCTGTTTCTTCACTGGCAGGATATGAAATTTTAACGGAAGGTACCGGATCCAATTCTGGAACCTGTCTGATCAACCTTAAAAGCTGGGAAGACCGTAAAGAATCTGCTGCGGAAATTATTGAAAAGCTGGAGGAAAAAGCTAAAAATATTCCGGGGGCCAACATAGAATTTTTCCAGCCGCCATCCATTCCGGGATACGGAGCAGCAGGAGGTTTTGAACTCCGTTTGCTTGACAAGGCCGGAAGCGGGGATTATCAGAAAATGGAAAAAGTAAGTAACGAATTCGTCAATGAATTGAAAAAACGACCGGAACTGGGGTCTGCGTTTACCTTCTACTCAGCAAGTTTTCCTCAGTATATGCTGAAAATTGATAACGATCTGGCCGAACAGAAAGGAGTAAGCATAGAGAAAGCAATGGATAACCTGTCTACGCTGATCGGTTCCAATTATGAAACCAGCTTTATCCGGTTCGACAGGCCTTATAAAGTGATCGTACAGGCAGGGCCGCAATACCGTGCACTGCCGACTGATCTGCTTAAATTATATGTGAAGAATGAGAAAGGCGAGATGGTTCCGTACTCGGATTTCATGCGTCTTGAAAAAGTATACGGACTGTCTGAAATTACCCGGCACAATATGTATAATTCAGCAGAGGTAAGCGGTACTCCGGCGCCGGGATACAGTTCCGGGCAGGCCATTGCAGCCATTCAGGAAGTAGCCGACAAAACCCTTCCGAGAGGCTTCGGAATAGATTGGGCGGGTATCTCCAAGGATGAAGTAAGCCGTGGGAACGAAGCCGTATTCATCTTTCTGGTATGTCTGGGATTTGTTTATCTGATTCTTGCCGCACAGTATGAAAGCTTTATTCTTCCACTCCCGGTAATCCTGTCATTGCCAACGGGTATCTTCGGAGCGTTTCTTTGCCTGAAATTATTAGGGCTGGAAAATAACATTTATGCTCAGGTTGCCATGGTCATGCTGATCGGATTACTGGGTAAAAATGCTGTACTGATCGTAGAGTTTGCCGTCCAGAAGAAAGCCGAAGAGGGAATTCCGGTGGCGCAGGCAGCGATTGAGGGTGCAGCGATCCGGTTCCGTCCGATCCTGATGACTTCATTCGCGTTCATTGCGGGATTGATTCCGCTGGTACTGGCAACAGGGCCGGGTGCTACCGGGAACCGTACCATTGGTACTGCGGCTGCAGGGGGAATGCTCATCGGTACTGTTTTCGGACTGATGATTATTCCAGGCTTATACTACATTTTCGGAACCATTGCAGAGAAATCAAAACTGGCAAGGTACGAAGAGGAAAATCCTTTAACAGAACAAACAGAACCGTATCAACACGATGACAAACATGAAGATTTATAA
- a CDS encoding TolC family protein — translation MKIYNKYIAAIALSLVLASCKAPMATVIKDEVKENVPQNFNQEDQSDANTNSGTTPWRQFFTDPNLVALIEVALKNNQELLITLQEIEIAKSGVLAKKGRLTPTVSAGGGAGVRKAGRYTSEGAGDATTEIEPGKAMPDPLMNFEGGLTANWEIDIWKKLRTEKESAVAHYLSTVEGKNFVLSNLIEEVADNYYELLALDNQLDIIQQYIKLQQKALEISKIQKEAAAATELAVKKFEAELAKSKATEYTIRQQITEKENEINALCGRFPQPIARTKESFMSTIPQTVYTGIPSQLLANRPDIKQAELELKSAKLDVEAARKEFYPSLEISATLGLEAFKPSYLVKLPESMAASLAGELAGPLINKSAIKANFQTADAKQIQALYEYDKTILNAYLDVANLMSKVKNIDQYYQLKSQETKSLEQSIDIANQLFRNSRADYLEVLLNQRDALDAKMELVEAKQKQLSTVVDIYKSLGGGWK, via the coding sequence ATGAAGATTTATAACAAATATATAGCAGCCATTGCTCTATCGCTTGTCTTAGCAAGCTGTAAGGCACCGATGGCAACCGTCATAAAAGACGAGGTAAAAGAAAACGTACCCCAGAACTTTAATCAGGAAGATCAGAGCGATGCCAATACCAATAGTGGAACCACACCCTGGAGGCAATTCTTTACAGATCCCAATCTGGTAGCTTTGATAGAAGTTGCATTGAAGAATAACCAGGAACTGCTTATTACACTACAGGAAATTGAAATTGCAAAAAGCGGCGTCTTAGCCAAAAAAGGCCGTTTAACGCCTACAGTTTCGGCCGGAGGCGGTGCCGGAGTAAGAAAAGCAGGACGTTATACCAGTGAGGGAGCCGGTGATGCTACTACGGAAATAGAACCCGGTAAAGCAATGCCAGATCCGCTGATGAATTTCGAAGGTGGCTTAACGGCCAACTGGGAAATTGATATCTGGAAAAAGCTGAGGACAGAGAAGGAATCTGCCGTAGCACATTATCTTTCTACTGTGGAAGGAAAGAATTTTGTCCTGTCCAATCTTATTGAAGAAGTGGCAGATAACTACTATGAACTTCTGGCTCTCGATAATCAGCTGGATATCATTCAGCAGTATATCAAACTTCAGCAGAAGGCCCTTGAGATTTCAAAAATCCAGAAAGAGGCAGCAGCAGCTACCGAGCTCGCTGTAAAGAAGTTTGAAGCCGAGCTGGCCAAATCCAAGGCTACGGAATATACCATCCGTCAGCAAATTACAGAAAAGGAAAATGAGATCAATGCATTATGCGGACGTTTCCCACAGCCTATAGCAAGAACAAAGGAAAGCTTTATGTCTACGATCCCTCAAACGGTGTATACAGGAATTCCTTCTCAACTGCTGGCAAACCGTCCGGACATCAAACAGGCTGAGCTGGAATTGAAGTCGGCCAAGCTTGATGTAGAAGCAGCGAGGAAAGAATTTTATCCTTCTCTTGAAATTTCTGCGACTTTAGGATTGGAAGCTTTCAAACCTTCTTATCTGGTAAAATTGCCGGAATCCATGGCAGCGAGCCTGGCAGGAGAACTGGCCGGTCCATTGATCAACAAAAGTGCGATCAAAGCTAATTTTCAAACCGCAGATGCCAAACAGATCCAGGCACTGTACGAATATGACAAAACCATCCTCAATGCATATCTGGATGTAGCTAACCTGATGTCAAAGGTGAAAAATATTGACCAGTATTATCAGTTGAAATCCCAGGAAACGAAGTCATTAGAACAATCGATCGATATTGCGAATCAGCTGTTCCGGAATTCAAGGGCCGATTATCTTGAGGTTCTTCTGAACCAGAGGGATGCTCTGGACGCGAAAATGGAATTGGTTGAAGCAAAACAAAAACAACTGAGTACAGTTGTGGATATTTATAAGAGCTTAGGCGGAGGCTGGAAGTGA